The genomic stretch TTCTCAAACGTCCCGCGCGGCACTCGTTCCACCTTCCAGACCTTACTCAGGTTTTCCCACCCACCGTGTCCTTTCCCTTGGCTTTCCAGTTCTGTTCATCAGCAAAACTCAGCTGGAATCCGGCACCTGACCCCATCCTAACCACCCTTCTCCTGCCTGTATCATCGCTTGTGCTCTCCTAGAATGGGGCCCAGAAGGCTCGTTGTCTGCATGCATAGACGGACCTGAAGAGCATCACTGTGGCCTCTGCTCTAGCCTTGTGCTGCGCAGTCCCTAGCCCCCAGCCACACTTGGCTGTTGAGCATTTAAAATGTGACTAGGGAGAGTGTGGAGTAGTGTGGTGCTTGTGAGTGTCCAGCATGGCGTACCGGGGCCAGGGCCAGAAGGTGCAGAAGGTGATGGTGCAGCCCATCAATCTCATCTTCAGATACTTGCAAAATAGATCGCGGATTCAGGTGTGGCTTTATGAGCAAGTGAATATGCGGATAGAGGGCTGTATCATTGGTTTTGATGAGTATATGAACCTCGTATTAGATGATGCAGAAGAGATTCATTCtaaaacaaaatcaagaaaacaacTGGGTCGGATCATGCTAAAAGGAGATAACATTACTCTGCTCCAAAGTGTCTCCAACTAGAAGTGATAGATGAAGTGAGAAACTGTTTGGCAATACCGTTTGGTTTTTTAGGTGTCTTTTGTTAGAGATATAGTTCTAAAACTTGTATTCATATTGTTCTGCTCACCCTTATGTTATTACCAGATGACAATAAATGCTGTGTGACTGtttttatcaaaaaaataaaataaaataaaatgtgactaGCCCGAACTGAGGTGTGCTCAAAGTGAAAAATACACACCAGATCCCAAAGACTTAGTAGCAAAAGAaggtattttaaacatttttttttctttttggccacactgggagACATGAAGGATCTCTGTTCCTTGACCAAGGACTGATCTGTGCTCCCTGcaactggaagcatggagtcttaaccactagaccaccagggaagtccaaaaaaattattttaaatatctcatcaatttttatattgattacatgttaaaatgatattttagatatattggcttagctaaaatattaaaaatcaatagcagtgttttcttttttaccttttttattgGCCTGCTTAGAGAATTTAAACATGTGtggcttgcattatatttctattggtgCTGCTATAGTCCCTCCCATCATAAGAATTCAATTCCTGAAAACCCCTACTGAGTAAATTAAGTCTCATGAAGAAGGGagaattagggacttccctggtgttcccactgcagggggcatgggtttgatccctggtgggggaactaagatcccacatgtgataCAGCAAGGTCACAAAAGGGGGGTGGGCAATTGGGGAATAGGTTGGGAAAAcctatcaatcttttttttttctctaacagtCACTATAAGTAAGCCATAAGGACAGCACACTAAATAAATTATCATCTCACACATCTGAAAAAGTACTTATGGACATTGTGTGGTTAACTTCCATTCACCAGCCTTTGTTCTCTAGAGCCTTTTTTGCACATTACAGGAAAGGACTGGCgcttataaattaattttgttcTGAGCATTTGAATGGAAGATCAGCTACAGACTTCCAAAGCCCTCCAGGTGGCTCGCCCCCTGCAGGAAAGCAGAGTGGCATGGCCTGCTTCTGTGTGGTAGCCAGAAGTCCCAAGCCTCATCTTGAGTTCCAGCGGAAAAGGCAGCATGGAGGATGCACAAGTTTTATTCTCTGGACAGGACCAGCTGGCAAGTGGGCTCTGCTCCACCTGAAATTCTTGCAAGAGGAACAAAGGTACCCAGATGTAAAACCTGACCACTGTTATTCAGAATTTCTACATGTCCTCAGCAGCGCTCCCCAATTCCTAGCAAACACCCTGACTTACCACACAGTCTCTGCCACTGTGTACACATTACCCTGCTTTGCCTAACCAAGCCTTTGTGGGAACCTGAAGTTGTGGCCACACAAGGAGTCTGTCGATCTGCTTGCTGCTGCCTCTGTAGCTTTGCTCAGCGTCCAGTTGTCTTTTCAGTACATCTGTTATGGACACTCATGTTTTTCTCAGCTGCCAGGAAGGGGATTCAGCCCTGTGAGACTTGGCTAGAGAACACTCAGCCCTTTGAGCAGCCCTTGAGTTGTACCCTGTAGCTAGTTCAACATTCTAATGTTCCAGAGACTTTGCTTTCCCTTCTCCCAAAGAAGTGTGAACTAGACACCAAAGTTCCAGCAAGGTTCTTGGACCCTGTGCTGGACTTGGCTGTAAAGAGGGCAGCAGCTGGGCGGGACAGACACCCTGTTAGAGAGACAGGGCCAAGAATACAACCTTAACCAGGCGTTGGCTGCACAGAGGCCGAACCTTTTTCTATTAACTCTTCCAACTGGGTCAAGCAGAGGCATCAGGTTTCCTTACAAAGAGTCCTTCATTctactctcttctcctttctaaTTAAGGGAAGTGCACTCTCAACCATATGACTCATGTTTCTACTCCACAATAGATAATATTGTTTTAAGCACACTATatggctcagtaaatatttgcagaaTTAAATGGAATTGATGCCTTCCTCTGTAACAATTCCTGCTTGggaatgtcatttatttttaaaactttgtcaaAGAATTCATTGGATTATGACAGACAGGATATATTCAATTTGTTTGTATAATGCAAGAGATCAAATTTTTGGCTGTTTCgctgccagttttttttttttttaatacatgcaAAAGGTGGAGGTGaagcattttattatatatcCTTTTTACCTTGTATATTTTGAGCCATGTGAATGTATTACctatttcacaaaataaaaaaattttttttaactttaaacacTCAAGATGTTGTCACTATGTTTTTTTTAGATGTTGTCACTATTAAAGAGCTGTTTTCAACCTCTGAAACTTTGATAGCCATTATGAACAATAACAATAGCCATTATGAAC from Cervus elaphus chromosome X, mCerEla1.1, whole genome shotgun sequence encodes the following:
- the LOC122689797 gene encoding small nuclear ribonucleoprotein E translates to MAYRGQGQKVQKVMVQPINLIFRYLQNRSRIQVWLYEQVNMRIEGCIIGFDEYMNLVLDDAEEIHSKTKSRKQLGRIMLKGDNITLLQSVSN